The DNA region ATACTAAACCCTTGTTGCCAATTGAGGTATCTATTTGTAGCCATGAAACAACCCTCCATAGAATTTCAGAACATCctagttttttaaaaaattaaaactcttatatataaaggaggaaattagaaatgatgtcaagagggctagAACTCAGCACCTCaaacaataatgtctaagctccttgtcgctaggacaaaggctatGGACAAGTTCATAACATCCTAGTTATCCAACAAGACAATTCTAATTTCACTTCACCcttaagtagtagtagtatgagACATTTTTGCAATTATAACAATCTTGAATACAGAAACCATTTTTTCAGGTAATCAACATCTCCTTATCTTTTGTCATATGCTTCATCTTATGCACATGAAGATGAGTGACAAAGTTTTCCATCCTCAAACATCAAAACTACATTTTTCAGGCTCAACTCCCCACCCCATGAAATCTGAGAGTGTCATTGTCCTTGACATTGGTGTGTTTATACCACAACTCATCTTCTCCGCCGACTCGTCTCCTGCGCTCATGACGTTGCTCTTCCTTGGCAACATCGTAGCCCCCGTGCCAGATTCTCGAGCCATAGTATTAGCATACAGAACATCATCTATACGTGACATAACCGTGTTGGCCAAGGTCTCCAGCACTCTTGAATAGCTCTCGAGGATCGCTAGCCCTGCATCCTACCTCAACACAACCAAAAAACCATATTAGTGAGTCCCAGACAAGTTTGTAAAGAGACCCAAAAATGAACTTTATATTGTACTttgttgtactggattttggTGATATCAAGTGACGATTGAGGAAGGCCAGGAAACTGATGCTTCAATAGGATCAAGATTGTCTCTAATCTCTCCTCAAACATACATCTCTTCTCCGTGCTTACAGTGAAACCCCATGAAGTCTTGTTATCCTTGTTATTCATTTTCCTCTTCCATATCACAATTGATGCCTCAATTCTGTTGTTGATATCAACCACTTTGTTTTCAGATGACAAGTCCAGGGTTGATAGAAACTGTTGAGGATCAAACACCTCATCAGTTATGCTTTTGTAGATTGAATCACCTAGGCATGATTTCCCATTCTACATGAACATAAACACAAAAAGTCAAGATATGTGGTATCGAACTCTTCTTACATAACTTTGACTGTTTAAGTCATGAAATTTAAGTATTTATAATTTCAACCTAGTGATATAAACAACAGTAATGCCTTCTTTGTTTAGTTCAAAGTACCTTCGGAAGAGTTTCCAGGTAGGGTTCAGGGACATCCATGTCTGATAAAATCTGAGCATTGATGGCCATGGATGCTTTGAGCACTTGAATTACAGCGTCCTTCTGCTTCTGCATGAAGACGCACGAGTCTTGGGAGAGGCCATTTGGTGGAACCTTGATTGTAGGAAGCCACCACTTGTCTCCTCTCTGAACCCCTTTCTCAGACTCCTCAGCATCTTTTGAGACATACCAATATTGTTGCTCGTTCTTGAAGTTATCAAGTGTGTCCTAACGAATCATGCAATATTATTAACTTGTCATTGCAAATAGATTAATGATTTGAGTATAAGCAGGTTGTTACAAGGAGCATGGTGTCAAGCTTGCGCAGAGCTGGGATGTTCATTAGGAGGTCTTTTCTTTGTTGTGTCACCATTATCTTgcaaataaacaaaaacaagtgattttggttttggataaGTAACGCTAAATGGGATTTAtcagactacacatatatagtGTTTAAATGACCTCCATGTTTGTTCCATCTTTCCCTTTCTGCTCAGAAGCAACGAATTCGACGATGTGATCTGTGACAGACACAAGCCAGTCCACTTCTCTCTTCCACCTCGCCTTTCTCTCTTCAGACATTGGCTCTAACTTCGATTGTTCTCCAAATACAGAAGCTgcaaaaataacataatatcgatcaaattagaaaaataattgaCATTTGCAATTTAATCCCAAATTAAGATTGGGTACTAAATTAATGGTACCAGCGAGATTGGTGAGGGCGTTGGACAAGGCGAGAGCAGAGGAGACACCCTTTCCGCTGCCGGACATGTCTTCGCCGAGGAGTAGCTTGGAAAACCTCTCCTTCATCATGTCTGTTTCTAGACCAAAAAATGGAAGCAACGTCAAATTCTGACAAAGATCTtcaatatatacttataaatcaATGAATGTACTTATAACAGAATGTGAGGAACACCTGAAACTTGCTTCTTCTTTGGTGATGAAGGAGCTGCTGCTCCGTCATTACCATTGCAGGAAGATGAGGAAGGGCTCTTGTCGCTCGCATTCTCAGAAACATTTTCAGCTTGCTCAGCTTCCATAGATTCAATCTCCATTATCTTGTTTATGGTTGTATGCTTGCATCTTTGTCCCTCGTATTCGATCTCAACAATTTCCGGAAACTGCCAGCATTCTGTGCTGTGTTCCGATCATTTGCAAACCATGTGGCAGAGTGCAAGGGAAAGACAAGGCAATGATACATGTGATCGatctcatcttttttttttttcttttttctttttgtaagtTTTTGTTGGAGGTGTTGAGATGGAAATAGATAATGTGATTGGCAGCAGATTTCcaaaatgtagagagaataaGAGATGAGAATGAATGGATAAACTTTTCAAGCATGAGCAAGAAGCCCGGGAGAGCATACATAATTTATATAGTACACAAATCAACAATGTTCATAGTGATTAAAAATTGTGGACATAAATCATGATTTTAGTCTAAGTTTAATTATTGTTCTGTATATCattacaaattcaaattttacacATATGAGTGAGGTAACACGTGACCTACAACTATGTTAGAAAAAtcaattagagcatccacaatggcggcgagcccaccggctagccgatccctggcgctcgccggtccgctcgccgaaccattgcagccggcgagcgccaaatagGCGAAAAAAatggcgagcgcacgccgattcccgaccgctggccgatgcgctcgccgatcggctggccaccattgcaggctcccgatcggcaagcggattttattttttattttttatttaattttcgaaacactatatatacgcgatttgcacgtcattttcatttgcaccacttgttttaacgagtattctctctatcttaattcctgcacaagagcaacaacgcgaaatgagtagcgCGGGTGGTAgaagtggtggtagtggtggggatgctgaggagtacgaccGGCGAATGAACGAAGCGTTGGAGGCGTATACGTCCCGTGAGATAGACCGGCTGTtacagagggccttgcagccggcggtacctcgacctcgacccgttgtccaccgccgagcagtgattgagcgggatcacgtagctgcacatcagcggctatatgaagactacttcgcaccggagttgcggtttaacgccaaccttttcaggcggcgttttaggatgagcagggccctgtttatgcgtattgttgacgctttggagcgtcgatatctgtatttccgcttcaggcacgatgcggctggaaaatccggccacacacctattcaaaagtgcactgcggcaatcaggcagttggcctacggaggcgcggcagacatgtgggacgagtacctccacatcggtgagatgggatataccctaggtggtctgtctttgtgaagacgatcaggtgcgcatcagatgagaggaaggcctactttgcggaacggcaagagtcggcgcgcaaggacgtggagcgcgcatttgatGTGCTCctgtctcgatgggcggcaattaggggtccaacgcggttgtggcatgtcgactgcattgctgatataatgtacgtctttattatcatgcacaacatgattgtcgaagatgaatgtgtacaactgactagttgggccaatgacAATAATGAagtcggtccaagccacggcgtggccgccccgaacgtacgaagtggggtacctcacgatgaagccggccgcctccaagcacatgccgacatgcgccaagtagaagctcatattcgactccaaaaggatttaattgaagagttgtgggcgcggaggactgcacggagttaggttttttttttaattatgtaattttttttaatgtacctttttttatttaaataaaattattgcattttcccgtatctgtgtcgtaagttgaagtcagtattttgtgtgattgttatttttattattttgtttattgtggctaggctatggctaggctattgtttGTCctgttgcttgtcctgatgatgtggcaggaggagtttttagtgcagatgatgtggcaggaggagtttgtggctaggctatggctgggctattgcttgtccaaaaccattgtggatgctcttatgataaagacattgaaaatttgaaaataaagcATTTAGCCCCATGATTACACAATCCACCTTATACGGGCTCACTGGAGAACAACCGTCGAGCACTGCCACCCCCTAAGTCACCGTCGCCACATCGGCTTGTACATCTGACAACGACCTTAAGGCGATCACAAAGGACGCTAGGTCCTCccgatgcactatttattagtactaaaaatacctgcaagcatacatggtagatctagtatagctaaatgtCAGTatcgggatatcgaacacatggaataagattgcaactgactatcatatactaagcgccATATACTATTTAGAGGCACAGaggttttggtttgatttttaaAGCTAGACTGAAAATAAATAACCAAATAACAGAAAACATATAAACAAATACTAATACAAAGCAGACGAATGAAAGTAGAATTTTTGGATCCAAAAGCACAATCACAAGCTATTATCCAATTGACTTCCATGAATTACAATCTCTATAGTTATTAAGTCAGTCACTTGACTAGATTAAATCCCCTCCCAAAGTGAGAAATCCGTGGATTAGTTGTTAAGATCAAAGTCCCatttaaatctctaacatctaacTCCCAAAAGATCGTTAAGACCAAAAGACGTAAAACCTCAAccctcccgagttctattgaattaaagtgtgaattatctcttttccaagtcaattatttcatctcccgagtagtctaatcaactctaacatatattcaagaggtagctaatcaattgaatatagaaGGCACAAGGATAAATCAAACAACCACAAGAGCTAACGaggaaaaataattgaatatcttcaccaaaaattctacaaaagatgttctactcatagacaagtaaaaacaacaattaaagtacgagacatgaaagaaattgataaaactcaagctccgctccaatggaagatggatgaattatatgtggaatatgggatggaagaatgtgtagagaGTAGGGGTGCTTAAACGGTTCtccggttctcggttaaccggagctgaaccggaaccgaccgGTTAATTGAGGAACTGAGAACCGGAaattcggttccggttccggtatCGGTTctaacttttaaaataaaactggTTCCGGTTCTAACCGGGAACcggattataattcaattttattttttaaaatttaatatactaataaaatcTAACTACATGTATTTCTCCAATCCATTTTTTATGAACTGACTACTATGAGTAGGACATCATAagtttgtttttagttttcaaaaataacttatacaaatacaatatcattccatatgatagaaatttaactttatagCATATTTATGTAACAATTCATTTAACATACGATTTTAACATGTTTGTAAATAATTCATTAACTATTACGTCATAAACCAAAAAGTCACAACAAGATAAATTAGTATTGGAAATTGCATTGAATATTTGTTTAgccaaaataaaaggaaaatggaattcaattttaaaactcattttttttatataaaaattgcTAAATTCTAgaactcattttttttataaaaaattgccAACATAAACTAGTCCAATGTACTACATTTGGCATCACTCTTACCTATACATGAATATTATTGCATTgttgatttataatttttgtgtatttatttgaatttttaggtattatttattatatttctaGATGTTggattattatatttttagtattaaactatttaaaattataaataaattcggATTAAGATCACATatcggttccggtttggaaccggaATCGACCGGTTCTTAACCGaccggttccaaaccggaaccgatCGGTTTCAGTTCTAgaatttatgaaaaattaaaaccGGTCAACCGGTCCGGTTAGAACCGGAACCGACCGAATAAGCAGGCCTAGTAGAgagagaaggattggaggctctgagatatGGGATGGAAGAAGGTGgggagagggagaaggattggagactttgagatgaagattatgaattaggttaagaggtatttatagggtggAAAAAGGTTTACCTTTGATaattttcgtgccctacaataaatgagagagatttgggcaacaatttattttattccttaaATTTCCACCTAAATTACCGTCAGTTTTGACTGCACTGCACAATGTTTGTAgaatggtcataactttctctacagaactccgattgagacgttcatggtatccacgcgaagctcttttgaATATGAAGAGAATGATATTAACTAAttcactgattggacttcaacaACGCTGGGAAAATCGGCTTGAAATGAGGCTGCTGCACCTTGGCTCTTTTGCATCTTTTTTCAGTGTTTTTATATCATTTATTAACAAACacatcaaaaataccaaatgtataacatatgcaatttaaaaacataatttgcatgattgataTTTAAAACGAGTCTAATCTaatccttaaaaacatgcaaaatctgtgtacCCAAGAAGTATGTAGATTAGACTTAGATAATttccaattaattatttttgtcaggtttattattttatgtgaatttctttctttttgagTCGAGCATATCTATAAGCTTATTTTCAGGTTTTCTTGAAAATTCTTTCCTGAATCATATTAGGAGTTTGAACCTCCTAGTCCTATAAGTACTTCTACTTCAATCATTATGCAATAAGAAAGAATTAGAATTAatatcttcttctttcttctctctttttattaattaagtcACCttccatttaatttttttttaaataattaaattatttattctataaaaatagtattctattttttatttcttatttcttaTTTCTTATTTCTTCATACTTTATTGAGTAtcgcttagagcatctccaatgctggcggacgtcaaatagccgtcaaatagccttcacactgccacatcatcagcactacaattctcctgccacatcagcttgccacatcaactggacatcaaatagccatcaaatagccttcacactacctatccacatcactaataacaattatataatttaatttacaattgtatcaacatacataatttaatttacgagacaaatacggaaaattcgaataataatattaaaatttaaaaagtacattacttttaaaaaaaagtacaacaatttaaaaaaattacaaaaagtaaaaagtacattaatttaaaaaagtaaaacaaaatcactcatcgccgccgtcctcgtctccgtcgtcgcccaacgcttcttcactgccgtcgccgccgcctccgtcgccacctacgccgcggctattcccgccg from Salvia splendens isolate huo1 chromosome 9, SspV2, whole genome shotgun sequence includes:
- the LOC121747332 gene encoding rop guanine nucleotide exchange factor 9-like, whose amino-acid sequence is MEIESMEAEQAENVSENASDKSPSSSSCNGNDGAAAPSSPKKKQVSDMMKERFSKLLLGEDMSGSGKGVSSALALSNALTNLAASVFGEQSKLEPMSEERKARWKREVDWLVSVTDHIVEFVASEQKGKDGTNMEIMVTQQRKDLLMNIPALRKLDTMLLDTLDNFKNEQQYWYVSKDAEESEKGVQRGDKWWLPTIKVPPNGLSQDSCVFMQKQKDAVIQVLKASMAINAQILSDMDVPEPYLETLPKNGKSCLGDSIYKSITDEVFDPQQFLSTLDLSSENKVVDINNRIEASIVIWKRKMNNKDNKTSWGFTVSTEKRCMFEERLETILILLKHQFPGLPQSSLDITKIQYNKDAGLAILESYSRVLETLANTVMSRIDDVLYANTMARESGTGATMLPRKSNVMSAGDESAEKMSCGINTPMSRTMTLSDFMGWGVEPEKCSFDV